One genomic segment of Pseudomonas sp. RU47 includes these proteins:
- the mnmC gene encoding bifunctional tRNA (5-methylaminomethyl-2-thiouridine)(34)-methyltransferase MnmD/FAD-dependent 5-carboxymethylaminomethyl-2-thiouridine(34) oxidoreductase MnmC → MKPVLPHAQLDWDDQGRPRSRVFDDVYFSDKSGLEETRYVFLEQNRLAERFAALPAHGRLVIGETGFGTGLNFLCAWQLFEQHAVAGARLHFVSVEKYPLSPADLHRALALWPELKPLSDQLLTHYVAIHQGFQRITLANGRVTLTLLIGDALEQLPQLDAQIDAWFLDGFAPAKNPDMWTAELFVELARLAAPGSTISTFTSTGWVRRLLNAAGFKMKRTPGIGHKWEILRGEFLGWPAQVSPPAAQKPWFARPAPIAEERRALVIGAGLAGCATASSLAARGWQVTLLERHAAVAQEASGNPQGVLYLKLSAHGTALSQLIVSGFGYTRRLLETLQRGSDWDDCGVLQLAFNAKEAERHAQLAEAFPEDLLQWLEQPEAQARAGVGVSHGGLYYPEGGWVHPPALCQAQAAQPNIQLLSHCEALQLRKVDGQWQALDGDRLLASAPVVVLAGAAEIKRFPESAELPLKRIRGQITRLAETAESQTLATVVCAEGYVAPARLGEHTLGASFDFNSDDLTPTTAEHAGNLAMLEEISTDLVARLQISEQPVERLQGRAAFRCTSPDYLPIVGPLADRAAFLDAYAALSKDARQVPAIVCPWLDGLYINSGHGSRGLITAPLSGELLAAWLDNEPLPLPRSVAEACHPNRFVLRQLIRGK, encoded by the coding sequence ATGAAACCTGTACTGCCCCATGCCCAACTCGATTGGGATGACCAGGGACGCCCGCGTTCGCGGGTGTTCGATGACGTGTATTTTTCCGACAAATCAGGTCTGGAGGAAACCCGTTATGTGTTCCTCGAACAGAACCGTCTGGCCGAGCGCTTTGCCGCGTTGCCGGCACACGGGCGGCTGGTCATTGGCGAAACCGGATTCGGCACCGGGCTGAATTTTCTCTGCGCCTGGCAGCTGTTCGAACAGCACGCCGTGGCAGGAGCGCGGCTGCATTTCGTCAGCGTCGAAAAATACCCGCTGAGTCCAGCCGATTTGCACCGGGCCCTGGCCTTGTGGCCTGAACTCAAGCCACTGTCTGATCAGTTGCTGACGCACTACGTGGCGATCCATCAGGGTTTTCAGCGCATCACGCTGGCCAACGGCCGCGTCACGCTGACGCTGTTGATCGGCGACGCACTGGAACAACTGCCGCAGCTCGATGCGCAAATCGACGCGTGGTTTCTCGACGGCTTCGCTCCGGCGAAAAACCCCGACATGTGGACCGCCGAACTGTTTGTCGAACTGGCGCGACTGGCGGCACCCGGCTCGACCATCAGCACCTTCACCAGCACCGGTTGGGTACGGCGCTTGCTCAACGCCGCCGGGTTCAAAATGAAACGCACGCCGGGCATCGGCCACAAGTGGGAAATCCTCCGTGGCGAATTTCTCGGCTGGCCAGCGCAAGTGTCGCCGCCTGCTGCGCAAAAGCCGTGGTTCGCCCGCCCTGCCCCGATTGCCGAAGAACGTCGTGCGTTGGTGATCGGCGCCGGTCTGGCCGGATGTGCCACGGCGTCCAGTCTGGCCGCACGGGGCTGGCAGGTCACGTTGCTCGAACGCCATGCAGCAGTGGCGCAAGAAGCCTCGGGCAATCCGCAGGGTGTGCTGTACCTGAAGTTGTCCGCCCACGGCACAGCCTTGTCACAACTGATCGTCAGCGGTTTCGGTTACACCCGGCGCCTGCTCGAAACCCTGCAACGCGGCAGCGACTGGGACGATTGCGGCGTGCTGCAACTGGCGTTCAATGCCAAGGAAGCCGAGCGTCATGCGCAATTGGCTGAAGCCTTCCCGGAAGATCTGTTGCAGTGGCTGGAGCAACCCGAGGCGCAGGCGCGTGCCGGTGTCGGTGTGAGCCATGGCGGTTTGTACTATCCCGAAGGTGGCTGGGTGCATCCGCCCGCGCTGTGTCAGGCGCAAGCGGCGCAGCCAAACATTCAACTGCTCAGCCATTGCGAAGCACTGCAATTGCGCAAGGTCGATGGTCAGTGGCAAGCGCTGGACGGCGACCGTCTGCTCGCCAGCGCGCCGGTCGTGGTGCTGGCCGGAGCCGCCGAGATCAAACGCTTCCCCGAGAGTGCCGAGTTACCGCTCAAACGCATCCGCGGGCAGATCACGCGTCTCGCCGAAACCGCAGAAAGTCAGACGCTGGCCACGGTGGTCTGTGCCGAAGGCTACGTCGCGCCTGCCCGTTTGGGCGAGCACACCCTCGGCGCCAGTTTCGATTTCAACAGCGATGACCTGACGCCGACCACCGCCGAACACGCCGGCAATCTGGCGATGCTCGAAGAGATTTCCACTGACCTCGTCGCGCGTCTGCAGATCAGCGAACAGCCTGTCGAAAGGCTGCAGGGCCGCGCAGCCTTTCGCTGCACCAGCCCTGACTATTTGCCGATTGTCGGACCGCTGGCCGATCGCGCAGCATTCCTCGACGCTTATGCGGCGCTGAGCAAAGATGCCCGTCAGGTGCCGGCCATCGTCTGTCCATGGCTCGACGGCCTGTACATCAACAGCGGCCATGGTTCACGAGGACTGATCACCGCGCCGCTATCGGGCGAGCTGCTGGCTGCCTGGCTGGACAACGAACCACTGCCGCTGCCCAGAAGCGTCGCCGAAGCCTGTCATCCCAACCGTTTCGTGTTGCGCCAACTGATTCGTGGCAAGTAG
- a CDS encoding dermonecrotic toxin domain-containing protein, giving the protein MIIQTQQQASVLTHEATLKKLLNEMGDRDKATVVAQFISDGLLKADPVRLGEFRALLDEALPYQNYIDQLLGNLETLEDFCMRKLRQALQQQYGGRFSVNDSIKLKPATAVDDGSHTYTLLQAAMLNFTEQEAAAGYFSDDSKTLPKVDEEAPDGSPPTQITAQAFALLSRQLDLGGEYRKHISRTFRVSSLELISLRMHKTNMKLAAYEKYFSKANFPLYRLVTLLNLAKGNEDIVYGDLFNNARIKLYSIQLFGKYMTDAVLITCRQTDHSTKDSYYVYIPNDAGDSFYQDDSEDQCRYRLAVNFVASKQLQELFISQLTHREQSEFRTLNLQSISFVENIAFIPLETGLYKHLFDRHLDKLTADTGELAVAVANVDEAAYANRRESQASLIGAAHLNSPNEDFNRRLRVYATDELLALVFASLDRWTAIEKHDALSRLVDLKKRLATTDSAKPGAPMNSEMADDYFGQFEVQKHLREQPGALLHKLEPVAL; this is encoded by the coding sequence ATGATTATCCAGACGCAACAACAAGCAAGCGTTTTGACCCATGAAGCCACGCTGAAAAAACTGCTCAATGAAATGGGCGACCGGGACAAGGCAACCGTCGTTGCCCAATTCATCAGCGACGGATTGCTCAAAGCCGACCCGGTCAGGCTGGGCGAATTCCGTGCATTACTCGATGAGGCGCTGCCCTACCAGAACTACATTGATCAATTGCTGGGCAACCTGGAAACGCTGGAGGATTTCTGCATGCGAAAGCTGCGACAGGCGTTGCAGCAACAGTATGGAGGGCGGTTCAGTGTCAACGACAGCATCAAGCTCAAACCCGCGACAGCCGTGGACGATGGCTCCCACACCTACACCTTGCTGCAGGCAGCGATGCTGAATTTCACGGAACAGGAAGCGGCTGCCGGTTACTTCTCGGACGACAGCAAGACCTTACCCAAAGTCGACGAAGAAGCGCCCGACGGCTCACCGCCTACTCAGATAACCGCACAAGCGTTTGCGCTGTTGAGTCGCCAGCTTGATCTCGGGGGCGAATACCGGAAACACATTTCCAGAACGTTCAGAGTCTCAAGTCTCGAATTGATCAGCCTGCGCATGCATAAAACAAACATGAAGCTCGCCGCCTACGAAAAATATTTCAGCAAAGCGAACTTCCCTCTTTATCGGCTTGTCACCCTGTTGAACCTCGCCAAAGGCAACGAAGATATTGTTTATGGTGACCTGTTCAACAACGCCAGAATCAAGCTGTATTCGATACAGCTATTTGGCAAATACATGACAGATGCCGTATTGATAACCTGTCGCCAGACCGATCACTCGACGAAAGACAGCTACTACGTATACATCCCCAATGATGCCGGCGACAGCTTTTACCAGGACGACAGTGAAGACCAGTGCAGGTATCGCCTGGCCGTCAACTTCGTTGCAAGTAAACAACTGCAAGAACTGTTCATTTCGCAATTGACCCACCGCGAACAAAGTGAATTCCGGACATTGAACCTGCAAAGCATTTCGTTCGTAGAAAACATCGCGTTCATCCCGCTGGAGACAGGCCTGTACAAACATCTTTTCGATCGCCATCTCGACAAGTTGACAGCAGATACCGGGGAGCTAGCGGTGGCGGTTGCCAATGTCGACGAGGCCGCCTACGCCAATCGCCGGGAGAGTCAGGCGTCACTTATAGGCGCAGCCCATCTCAACAGCCCGAATGAGGACTTCAACAGGCGCTTGCGTGTTTATGCCACGGATGAATTGCTGGCCCTCGTTTTCGCCAGCCTCGATCGTTGGACCGCCATCGAAAAACACGACGCGCTGTCTCGACTGGTGGATCTGAAAAAACGCTTGGCCACAACAGACTCCGCTAAGCCCGGCGCCCCCATGAACAGCGAAATGGCGGACGACTACTTCGGGCAGTTCGAGGTGCAGAAACATTTGCGCGAACAACCCGGCGCTCTGCTGCACAAGCTGGAACCTGTTGCCTTATAA
- a CDS encoding NEL-type E3 ubiquitin ligase domain-containing protein produces the protein MSTKVKLPQKTILSTLLDATEDLDTARTLQKSLPAHLLKATVADLSALDQTSRDLHQIQTTVAADLLALKSLQTFCINELSDALSRKWSVVFAVEKDFLSLPGVDCGCPATSTDENGIQTFPHATPTLLQAAMQNFSEDEAAESFPQGSFIRVHSAPDGVTGLTPATFAAFCRELDLGKRYQEHFQQVFGLRESDDKVIATSTMTADIAKMKKLLLQFDLHQAALKSHITLAGQQMLQKLIDFDGGVSAQTLRYGNRTLIMQGIEIFDSCVWGVVVFSARSVELYPDEWCLVYMAGEPERPLYEYSSFTAFKQYLTQQLKVKSYKDYFANSIDEDDKADFFKSVADSAELGHIKQLPITVALFEFMVQSHVGKLQLDARKLAVPTADIDEEVRQKRLLDFLQLGVTIVSVAGFVVPVLGQLMMGVAVGQLLGEVYEGVEDWRHGDHQQALSHLLSVAENIALMGVFAGGQKTLGALGKKLLRSHPEFFGEFSAILNSAGKPRLWKPELSRYEHFLPAGLTVAPSSTEFYQIGAKTMARVDHRFFAGPYDSAAKVWRLEHAERAQAYVPELVRHVEGGWRLPAEEPQQWGSSAYTLKRIDPQLSEFVDTDLDMMRRLSDTPHEGLQQAFTDNLSLPVRLRETVERARIVRQLRQLTLELQSGETHSGQPVEEQLQALPKMPGWPTDRYIEVTDAEGSVTATYPLTKTLDESLGVVVSEQQLARGQLLQTVLDGLYQKEVDALLGSKVAKSAEEPILAKKLGAALKADHRAAFERMYQRVDQSDVGDVVKLRQVFADIPARYAKALIDRAPSAQRLHLRSTGRVPLRLGQQVREGIDQVRLDRALAGFHWPRLANADTDSLAIQLLPRLSGWDSLRLELRDKTLSGPILQAIGDASATSADTCSLVKTVEGYEAFGGDGKSLGTVASGPDALYAAILKALPPRQRLAAGFPEPVPADTARLRKQLLNTALDEREATARTLIRGQSEPLVVEPACIQGDHPPAVKHPPALMRKVRKLYPRLSEAQASEFIDSLGEDLLTRATRVNDLRRDLQSLREALFLWSEDTAAMSTLGGDLADVRHSRKTMAELIENGFRRFYSVNNENGKSVGVLRLDGMRVGKLPTLPPGISFDHLQQLSMKDMALDDDVAYFLKSFTKLESLELDQNAMTRFPEVLSHMPDLTHLSLAQNKLQLTGQTLTKLNGLRSLHHLNLNRNPLGATPDVSQMFNLRRLLLQDTGLTEMPKGLARLLYLDWVDLRSNAIKSLPDWLFKTPRRFSQALDLGLNPLAEPSKTHLENYRDNFGVGMGYLENDMPRLDEQQARSLWLSEETGEVWARRERIWNAFKDDSRAEGLFHLLSELGDTADSEKVSKDMQRRVWAVLEAAESDSALCDQVLSAAANPINCTDTAAINFSYLEVAVEVDRVTRGAGGRINSAKPLLDLGRGLFRLEQLNEIAQEHAAKAPTVDPLEVNLAYRVGLAKALDLPGQPQNMRFGTLGGVTEADLEVAKHQVATAELSPKWLKFMSERSFWRAYLQRTFARKFSPLDDVYAPRMSALDAQQDELSDVDYLSQAEVIKAERQSAIDDVVTLLTTDALRTADLGLCTLSDV, from the coding sequence ATGTCAACCAAAGTAAAGCTTCCACAAAAAACAATCCTCAGCACATTGCTCGATGCCACAGAGGATCTCGATACCGCCCGGACTCTGCAAAAAAGCCTGCCGGCGCATTTATTGAAAGCGACGGTGGCCGACTTGTCAGCCCTTGATCAGACAAGCCGTGATCTGCACCAGATTCAGACGACCGTGGCGGCGGATCTGCTCGCATTGAAGTCCTTGCAGACGTTCTGCATCAATGAACTGAGCGATGCCTTGAGTCGCAAATGGTCGGTAGTCTTTGCTGTCGAGAAAGACTTTCTGAGTCTGCCGGGCGTTGATTGCGGTTGCCCTGCGACCTCAACCGACGAGAACGGTATTCAGACGTTCCCGCACGCTACACCGACGCTGTTGCAAGCGGCGATGCAGAACTTCAGCGAAGACGAGGCCGCTGAGAGCTTTCCGCAAGGCAGTTTTATTCGAGTGCACAGTGCCCCAGACGGGGTCACCGGGCTGACCCCGGCCACGTTTGCCGCTTTTTGCCGAGAGCTGGATTTGGGCAAGCGCTATCAGGAGCATTTCCAGCAGGTGTTCGGCTTGCGCGAAAGCGATGACAAGGTGATCGCCACCAGCACCATGACCGCTGATATCGCGAAAATGAAAAAGCTGCTGTTGCAATTCGACCTGCACCAGGCCGCGCTTAAAAGCCATATCACCTTGGCGGGTCAGCAAATGCTGCAGAAGCTGATCGACTTCGATGGCGGGGTGTCAGCGCAAACACTGCGCTATGGCAACCGAACGCTGATCATGCAAGGCATTGAGATTTTCGACAGTTGTGTCTGGGGCGTGGTGGTGTTTTCTGCCCGTTCGGTGGAGTTGTACCCCGATGAGTGGTGCCTGGTGTACATGGCGGGTGAGCCCGAGCGACCGCTGTATGAATACAGCAGTTTTACCGCGTTCAAGCAGTACCTGACGCAGCAGTTGAAGGTAAAAAGTTACAAGGATTATTTCGCCAACAGCATTGATGAAGACGACAAGGCCGACTTTTTCAAATCCGTCGCTGACAGCGCTGAGCTGGGCCACATCAAGCAGTTGCCGATTACCGTGGCGCTCTTTGAATTCATGGTGCAAAGCCACGTCGGCAAGTTGCAACTCGATGCGCGCAAGCTGGCCGTGCCGACCGCCGATATTGATGAGGAGGTGCGCCAGAAGCGCCTGCTGGATTTTCTTCAGTTGGGTGTGACCATCGTCTCCGTGGCCGGCTTCGTCGTGCCCGTGCTTGGCCAGTTGATGATGGGCGTTGCAGTAGGGCAGTTGCTCGGTGAGGTTTATGAAGGTGTCGAAGACTGGCGTCATGGCGATCATCAGCAAGCGCTGTCGCACCTGTTGAGCGTGGCGGAAAATATCGCGCTGATGGGCGTCTTTGCCGGCGGGCAAAAAACCTTGGGCGCGCTTGGTAAAAAACTGCTGCGCTCACACCCGGAGTTCTTCGGTGAATTCAGCGCCATTCTCAATAGTGCCGGCAAGCCGCGACTGTGGAAACCTGAACTCTCACGCTATGAGCATTTCCTTCCGGCGGGTTTGACGGTCGCCCCGAGCTCCACGGAGTTTTATCAGATCGGCGCGAAAACCATGGCCCGCGTCGATCATCGATTCTTCGCCGGGCCTTATGATTCCGCCGCGAAAGTCTGGCGTCTGGAACATGCCGAGCGTGCGCAGGCTTATGTTCCAGAGCTTGTCCGGCACGTTGAAGGTGGCTGGCGGCTGCCCGCCGAAGAACCGCAACAGTGGGGCAGTTCGGCGTACACGCTCAAGCGTATCGATCCGCAGTTGAGCGAATTCGTCGATACCGATCTGGACATGATGCGCCGCCTCAGCGACACCCCGCACGAAGGCTTGCAACAGGCCTTTACCGACAATCTGAGCTTGCCTGTACGCTTGCGTGAAACCGTGGAGCGCGCGCGTATCGTGCGCCAGTTGCGGCAATTGACCCTCGAACTGCAGAGTGGCGAAACCCATTCCGGCCAGCCTGTCGAAGAGCAGTTGCAGGCCTTGCCGAAAATGCCCGGCTGGCCGACCGACCGCTACATCGAGGTGACCGACGCCGAAGGCAGCGTGACGGCGACCTATCCCCTGACCAAGACCCTCGATGAGTCGCTGGGTGTGGTAGTCAGCGAACAGCAACTGGCGCGCGGGCAGTTGTTGCAAACCGTGCTTGATGGCCTGTACCAGAAAGAGGTCGACGCCTTGCTGGGCAGCAAAGTCGCGAAAAGCGCCGAAGAACCGATCCTGGCAAAGAAACTGGGCGCGGCGCTCAAGGCAGATCATCGCGCAGCTTTCGAGCGTATGTATCAGCGCGTCGATCAGAGTGACGTTGGTGATGTTGTGAAGTTGCGCCAGGTGTTTGCCGACATCCCGGCACGCTATGCGAAAGCGCTCATCGATCGCGCGCCGAGTGCGCAGCGCCTGCATCTGCGCTCGACCGGGCGAGTGCCGCTGCGGCTCGGGCAGCAAGTCAGGGAGGGGATCGATCAGGTGCGTCTGGATCGCGCACTGGCGGGGTTTCATTGGCCGCGGCTTGCCAATGCCGACACCGACAGTCTGGCGATTCAGTTGCTGCCCCGTCTGAGCGGTTGGGATTCCCTGCGTCTGGAGCTACGCGACAAGACGCTCAGCGGGCCGATTCTGCAAGCCATTGGCGACGCGTCGGCGACTTCCGCCGATACTTGCTCGCTGGTGAAAACCGTCGAGGGCTATGAAGCGTTTGGCGGCGATGGCAAAAGCCTCGGCACGGTTGCTTCCGGCCCTGACGCCCTGTACGCCGCCATCCTCAAGGCACTGCCGCCACGCCAACGACTAGCCGCCGGATTTCCCGAGCCGGTGCCGGCTGACACGGCACGGCTGCGCAAACAGTTGCTCAACACGGCACTGGATGAGCGTGAGGCCACGGCACGCACGCTGATCCGCGGCCAATCCGAACCACTGGTCGTCGAGCCTGCCTGTATCCAGGGCGATCATCCGCCGGCGGTGAAACATCCGCCCGCGCTGATGCGCAAAGTCCGCAAGCTCTATCCGCGTCTGAGTGAAGCGCAGGCCAGTGAATTCATTGACAGTCTGGGAGAAGACCTGTTGACCCGTGCGACACGGGTCAATGACTTGCGCCGGGATCTGCAGAGCCTGCGTGAAGCGCTGTTTCTCTGGAGCGAGGATACCGCCGCCATGAGCACGCTGGGAGGAGATCTGGCGGACGTGCGGCACAGTCGCAAGACCATGGCCGAGCTGATCGAAAACGGATTCCGTCGGTTCTACTCCGTCAACAATGAAAATGGAAAATCGGTCGGTGTCTTGCGTCTTGATGGCATGCGCGTCGGCAAGTTGCCGACGCTGCCACCGGGGATCAGTTTTGACCACCTCCAGCAATTGTCCATGAAGGACATGGCGCTGGACGATGATGTGGCGTACTTCCTCAAGTCATTCACAAAACTCGAGTCGCTGGAACTCGACCAGAACGCCATGACTCGTTTTCCTGAAGTGCTGTCGCATATGCCTGATCTGACCCACTTGAGTCTGGCGCAGAACAAGCTCCAGTTGACCGGGCAGACGCTGACAAAACTCAACGGTTTGCGATCGCTGCACCATCTGAACCTCAATAGAAATCCGCTGGGTGCCACACCGGATGTCAGTCAGATGTTCAATCTGCGCCGTCTGTTGCTGCAAGACACTGGCCTCACGGAAATGCCCAAGGGGCTTGCGCGTCTGCTGTATCTGGATTGGGTGGACTTGCGCAGCAATGCCATAAAAAGCCTGCCTGACTGGCTGTTCAAGACTCCGCGACGTTTCAGCCAGGCGCTGGACCTGGGCCTCAATCCTCTGGCCGAGCCGAGCAAAACACACCTTGAGAATTATCGCGACAATTTCGGCGTCGGCATGGGCTATCTGGAAAACGACATGCCGCGACTCGACGAGCAACAGGCACGCTCGCTTTGGCTTTCTGAGGAGACCGGTGAGGTTTGGGCCAGGCGTGAACGGATCTGGAACGCATTCAAGGATGACTCACGCGCCGAGGGCCTGTTTCATTTGCTTTCTGAACTGGGCGATACCGCCGATTCGGAGAAGGTCAGCAAGGACATGCAGCGGCGGGTCTGGGCCGTGCTCGAGGCAGCCGAGTCCGATAGCGCGCTGTGTGATCAGGTACTGAGCGCGGCCGCCAACCCGATCAATTGCACCGACACGGCGGCGATCAATTTCAGTTATCTGGAGGTCGCTGTGGAAGTCGATCGCGTGACCCGGGGCGCGGGTGGCCGGATCAACAGCGCCAAGCCGCTGCTCGACCTGGGGCGCGGTCTGTTCCGCTTGGAACAATTGAACGAAATTGCTCAGGAACATGCCGCCAAGGCCCCGACGGTCGATCCGCTGGAGGTGAATCTGGCCTATCGTGTTGGCCTCGCCAAGGCGCTGGATTTGCCAGGCCAGCCGCAAAACATGCGTTTTGGCACACTGGGTGGGGTAACCGAAGCCGATCTGGAGGTGGCGAAACACCAGGTCGCCACAGCGGAACTCTCGCCAAAATGGCTGAAGTTCATGAGCGAACGGTCATTCTGGAGAGCCTACCTGCAACGCACATTTGCGCGAAAATTTTCCCCTCTCGATGATGTGTATGCGCCGCGCATGAGTGCTTTGGACGCGCAGCAGGACGAGTTGTCCGATGTCGACTATTTGAGCCAGGCGGAAGTCATCAAGGCCGAACGGCAAAGCGCCATAGACGATGTGGTGACGCTTCTGACCACCGATGCGCTGCGCACTGCGGACCTGGGTCTTTGCACCCTGAGCGACGTATGA
- the pap gene encoding polyphosphate:AMP phosphotransferase translates to MFESAEIGHAIDKDTYEAAVPALREALLEAQFELQQQKRFPVIILINGIEGAGKGETVKLLNEWMDPRLIEVRTFDQQTDEELARPPAWRYWRMLPAKGRMGIFFGNWYSQMLQGRVHGLFKDPRLDQAIAGAERLEKMLCDEGALIFKFWFHLSKKQMKARLKALADDPLHSWRISPLDWQQSQTYDKFVKYGERVLRRTSRDYAPWHVIEGADANYRSLAVGKILLEGLQNALKRPDVHPHDVSAAPLGTPVDQLNLLDSLDLTQRLEKKDYEEQLITEQARLSGLMRDKRMRRHALIAVFEGNDAAGKGGAIRRVAAALDPRQYNIVPIAAPTEEERAQPYLWRFWRHIPARGKFTVFDRSWYGRVLVERVEGFCTPADWLRAYGEINDFEEQLADAGVIVVKFWLAIDKDTQMERFQAREEIPFKRFKITEDDWRNRDKWDDYRAAVGDMVDRTSSEISPWTLVEANDKRWARVKVLRTINRALEEAFEKSDKHAKKHKD, encoded by the coding sequence ATGTTTGAATCCGCTGAAATCGGTCACGCCATCGACAAAGACACCTATGAGGCGGCCGTGCCGGCATTGCGCGAAGCCTTGCTCGAAGCCCAGTTCGAATTGCAGCAGCAGAAGCGTTTCCCGGTGATCATCCTGATCAACGGCATCGAAGGCGCGGGCAAGGGCGAAACGGTCAAGTTGCTCAATGAGTGGATGGACCCGCGCCTGATCGAAGTGCGCACTTTCGATCAGCAGACCGATGAAGAGCTGGCGCGGCCACCGGCGTGGCGTTACTGGCGGATGCTCCCGGCCAAGGGGCGCATGGGGATTTTCTTCGGCAACTGGTACAGCCAGATGCTGCAGGGGCGGGTGCATGGCTTGTTCAAGGATCCGCGTCTGGATCAGGCGATTGCCGGGGCCGAACGTCTGGAAAAGATGCTCTGTGATGAAGGCGCGCTGATCTTCAAGTTCTGGTTTCACCTGTCCAAGAAGCAGATGAAGGCGCGGCTCAAGGCGCTGGCTGATGACCCCCTGCACAGTTGGCGCATCAGCCCGCTGGACTGGCAGCAATCGCAAACCTACGACAAATTCGTCAAATACGGCGAGCGTGTGCTGCGCCGTACCAGTCGCGACTACGCGCCGTGGCATGTGATCGAAGGCGCCGACGCCAATTACCGCAGCCTGGCGGTCGGCAAGATTCTCCTCGAAGGTTTGCAAAATGCGCTGAAGCGTCCGGACGTTCATCCCCACGATGTCAGCGCCGCGCCGTTGGGTACGCCGGTCGATCAGTTGAACCTGCTCGACAGCCTCGACCTGACCCAGCGCCTGGAGAAGAAAGACTACGAAGAGCAACTGATCACCGAGCAGGCGCGCCTGTCCGGGCTGATGCGCGACAAACGCATGCGCCGCCACGCGCTGATCGCGGTATTCGAAGGCAACGACGCGGCAGGCAAGGGCGGGGCGATCCGTCGAGTTGCGGCGGCGCTCGATCCACGTCAATACAACATTGTGCCGATTGCTGCGCCGACCGAAGAGGAGCGCGCGCAGCCGTACTTGTGGCGTTTCTGGCGGCACATTCCGGCGCGCGGCAAGTTCACCGTGTTCGACCGCTCCTGGTACGGCCGGGTGTTGGTCGAGCGGGTCGAAGGTTTCTGCACGCCGGCCGACTGGCTGCGCGCCTATGGCGAGATCAATGATTTCGAAGAGCAACTGGCGGACGCCGGGGTGATCGTCGTCAAGTTCTGGCTGGCCATCGACAAGGACACGCAAATGGAGCGCTTCCAGGCGCGCGAAGAGATTCCGTTCAAACGCTTCAAGATCACCGAAGACGACTGGCGCAATCGCGACAAGTGGGATGATTACCGTGCGGCCGTGGGCGATATGGTCGACCGCACCAGCTCGGAAATCTCGCCATGGACGCTGGTCGAAGCGAATGACAAGCGCTGGGCCCGGGTGAAGGTGTTGCGCACGATCAACCGCGCACTCGAAGAGGCCTTCGAGAAGTCCGACAAGCACGCGAAGAAACACAAGGACTGA